The genomic segment CGGAGGCGGCAAAGTGAGCGACCTGTCCAAGACGGTGAAGGACACGCCCCCGGCCGAAGACCCCACCGCGGCGGCGATCCCCGTCGTCGACCCGCGACTGCTGGTCCGCGAAGAGGGACTCAAGGGCTATCTGACCGAGTTCAAGCGCAAGGTGCGCGGTGGTGAGCTGGGCTCGCTGCCCGTCGTCGTCGGTCTGATCATCATCTGGTCCGTGTTCCAGTCCCAGGACAGCCTGTTCCTGAGCGCCGGCAACATGCTCAACATCAGCTACTTCATGTCCGCCACCGGCATGATCGCCATCGGCCTGGTCTTCGTGCTGCTGCTCGGTGAGATCGACCTGTCGGTCGCCTCCGTCAGTGGTCTGTCGGCCGCCGTCTTCGCCATCCTGGCGACGACACACGATGTGAATCCCTGGCTGGCCGTCTTCCTGACCCTCCTGACCGGTATCGCCATCGGCTCGCTGCACGGTTACTTCTTCGCCAAGATCGGTGTGCCGGCCTTCGTGGTCACCCTCGCCGGCAACCTCGGCTGGAACGGCCTGATGCTGTGGCTGCTGGGCGACACCGGCAGCCTCTCGATCCAGGACAAGGGCCCGCTGCACCTGCTCGGGCAGCGCTCCTTCTTCATGAACCAGGACATCGCCGGCGCGTACCTGCTGGCGGGTCTCGGCACCGTCGCCCTGCTCGCCGGCTCGCTCATCGAGCAGCGCCGCCGCCGCCAGGCCGGGGTCCCGTACCGGCCGACCGGCGAGATCGCCGTACGTGTCGGTGCGCTGGCCGTGGTGTCCTTCGTCGCCGCGTACGTGCTGAACCAGGCGGCGGGTGTGCCCAACGCCCTGGTGATCTTCCTCGTGGCGCTCGTGCTCACCGACTTCGTCCTGCGGCGCACCTCGTACGGCCGCAAGATCTTCGCCGTCGGTGGCAGCATCGAGGCCGCCCGCCGTGCCGGTATCAACGTGGCCCTGATCCGCATCTCGGTGTTCGCCATCTCCGGCGGCTTCGCGGCGGCCGGCGGTCTGTTCCTCGCCGCGCAGACCTACACCGCGACGCTGGCCGCCGGTAGCGGCAACCTCCTGATGCTGGCCATCGCGGCCGCGGTCATCGGTGGCACCAGCCTCTTCGGCGGTCGCGGCAACACCTGGTCCGCCCTGCTCGGCATGCTCGTCATCCAGTCCATCCAGACCGGTCTCGACCTGCTGAACATGAACACCTCGCTGCAGTACATGATCACCGGCGCCGTACTGCTCGCCGCCGTGGTCATCGACTCGGTGTCGCGCAAGACGCAGAAGGCCTCCGGCCGCGCGTAACGCTCCATCGCACACACCTCCGCATGTCGGTGGTGTGGCGGCACCGGCCCGGTGCGGGGATGATCATCCCTGCACCGGGCATTCGTGTTGCCGGGTGTGCCGCGGGTGCGCTGCGGGCGGGTCGCGGGTGACAAACGTCGCACGGGGCGCTCCACGGCGCCGCACGCGGAACATTAGACTCGACGGATCGACCAGTTCGACTGCATAGGAGGCACGGGTGGCGCTGCTGACCCGTATCAAGGGACCGCGCGACCTCGACCGGCTCAGCCAGGAGCAGCTGGTGGAGCTGGCGGGCGAGATCCGTACCTTCCTCGTCGACGCGGTCTCCAAGACCGGCGGACACCTGGGCCCCAACCTCGGTGTGGTGGAGCTGACCATCGCCCTGCACCGGGTCTTCGACTCGCCGCGGGACAAGGTGCTCTTCGACACAGGGCACCAGTCCTATGTGCACAAGCTGCTCACCGGGCGGCAGGACTTCACCCGGCTCAAGAGCAAGGGCGGCCTGTCCGGCTACCCCTCGCGCGCCGAATCCGAGCACGACGTCATCGAGAACAGCCACGCCTCGACGGTGCTCGGCTGGGCCGACGGGCTCGCCAAGGCCAACGAGGTGCTCGGCAAGCAGGACCACGTGGTGGCCGTCATCGGTGACGGCGCGCTGACCGGCGGTATGGCCTGGGAGGCGCTGAACAACATCGCCGCCGCCCGGGACCGGCCGCTCGTCATCGTCGTCAACGACAACGAGCGCAGCTACGCCCCGACGATCGGCGGGCTCGCCGACCACCTGGCGACGCTGCGCACCACCGACGGCTACGAGCGTTTCCTCTCCCGCACCAAGGACCTGTTGGAGCGCACCCCGCTCATCGGACAGCCGCTCTACGAGACGCTGCACGGCGCGAAGAAGGGCCTCAAGGACTTCATCGCCCCGCAGGGCATGTTCGAGGACCTGGGCCTGAAGTACGTCGGCCCGATCGACGGCCATGACGTGGACGCGCTGGAGTCGGCGCTGCACCGCGCCAAGCGCTTCGGCGGACCGGTCATCGTGCACTGCCTCACCGAGAAGGGCCGCGGCTACCGCCCGGCCGAGCAGGACGAGGCGGACCGCTTCCACGGCATCGGCCCCATCCACCCGGACACCGGCCTGCCGATCGCCGCCTCCGGCGCCGACTGGACCTCGGTCTTCGGCGAGGAGATGGTCAAGCTCGGCAGGGAGCGCGAGGACATCGTCGCGATCACCGCCGCGATGCTGCAGCCGGTCGGCCTGGACAAGTTCGCGAAGGTCTTCCCGAAGCGGGTCTACGACGTCGGCATCGCCGAGCAGCATGCCGCCGTCTCGGCGGCGGGCCTGGCCACCGGCGGCCTGCACCCGGTCTTCGCCGTGTACGCGACGTTCCTGAACCGCGCCTTCGACCAGGTGCTGATGGACGTGGCGCTGCACAAGTGCGGTGTCACCTTCGTGCTGGACCGGGCCGGTGTCACCGGCACCGACGGCGCCTCGCACAACGGCATGTGGGACATGTCGATCCTCCAGGTCGTCCCCGGCCTGCGGATCGCCGCGCCGCGCGACGCCGACCAGGTCCGCGCCCAGCTGCGCGAGGCCGTCGAGGTCGACGACGCGCCCACCGTCGTCCGGTACTCCAAGGGCGCGGTCGGCCCGGCGGTCAAGGCCGTCGGCCGGGTCGGCGGCATGGACGTGCTCCGCAAGGCGACCCCCGACGAGGCCTTCGAGCGCCCCGACGTCCTGCTGGTCTCGGTCGGCGCCCTCGCCCCGATGTGCCTGGAGATCGCCGACCTGCTCGACGCCCAGGGCATCACCACCACCGTCGTCGACCCGCGCTGGGTCAAGCCGGTGGACGCGGCGCTGCCCGGGCTCGCGGCCGGCCACCGCGTCGTGGTCACCGTCGAGGACAACTGCCGGGCCGGCGGTGTCGGCTCGGCGATCTCGCAGGCACTGCGCGACGCCGACGTGGACGTACCGCTGCGCGACTTCGGCATCCCGGCGGAGTTCCTGGACCACGCCTCCCGCAAGGAGGTCATGGCCGAGATCGGTCTGACCGCGCCCGACATCGCCCGCCAGGTCACCGGCCTGGTCGCGACGATCGACGGCCGGTACGGCGAGAGCGTCGGATCGGCCGAGCCGGCGGCGGTCAGCGACTGAGTCCCGCTCCGCGGAGCTGTCGAGTGAGGGGGTCCACCCATCCGGGTGGACCCCCTCACCCATTGGCGTAGGCATAGGCGCGCCTATTCGGGTGAAGCGAATCGTGGGAGTGGAGTAGCGACTGCCGACGCACCCCAACCTGTCGGCAGGACGAACAGGAGGCGCGCCGGTGAGTACGAGTACGCAGGACAACCCGCCCTCGGGCAGGCAGGACGGGCTCTTCAGGACCAAGTCCGTCGAGCAGTCCATGCGGGACACCGAGGAGCCGGAGCACCAACTCAAGCGGTCGCTGTCGGCCCTGGACCTCACGGTCTTCGGCGTCGGTGTCATCATCGGCACCGGCATCTTCGTGCTCACCGGCACGGTGGCGAAGAACAACGCGGGACCCGCGGTCGCCCTCGCCTTCGTCGCGGCCGGTGTGGTGTGCGGGCTTGCGGCCATCTGTTACGCCGAGCTGGCGTCCACGGTGCCGGTCGCGGGGTCCGCGTACACGTTCTCCTTCGCCACCCTCGGCGAGCTGCCGGCGTGGATCATCGGCTGGGACCTGGTGCTGGAGTTCGCGCTCGGTACGGCGGTGGTCGCGGTCGGCTGGTCCGGCTATGTGCGGTCGCTGCTGGACAACGCGGGCTGGCATCTGCCGCAGGCGCTGTCCGGCACCAGCGACACGGACGGGTTCGGCTTCGACCTCCTCGCGTTCCTGCTGGTGCTGCTGCTGACCGGGATCCTCGTCCTCGGCATGAAGCTCTCCGCGCGGGTCACCACGGTGGTCGTCGCGATCAAGGTGGCCGTGGTGCTGCTGGTCATCATCGCCGGCGCGTTCTTCATCCACAGCGAGAACTACAAGCCCTTCCTTCCGCCCGCGATCAGTTCCGTCAAGGAGTCCGGTCTCAAGTCGCCGCTCATCCAGGTGCTGTTCGGTTACGCGCCGACGAGCTTCGGCGTCCAGGGCATCTTCACCGCGGCGGCCGTGGTCTTCTTCGCCTTCATCGGCTTCGACATCGTGGCGACCGCGGCCGAGGAGACCAAGAACCCGCAGCGGGACATGCCGCGCGGCATCCTCGGCTCGCTCTTCATCTGCACGGCGCTCTACGTCGCCGTGTCGGTCGTCGTCACCGGTATGCAGAAGTACACCCAACTGTCGGTGGACGCGCCGCTCGCCGACGCCTTCAAGGCGACCGGACACCCCTGGTACGCGGGCGTCATCAGTTTCGGGGCCGCGGTCGGTCTCACCACGGTCTGCATGATCCTGCTGCTCGGCCAGACCCGGGTGTTCTTCGCGATGAGCCGTGACGGCCTCATTCCCCGGTTCTTCTCCCGGGTCCACCCGAAGTTCCGCACGCCCTACCGCTCGACGATCCTGCTCGGCGGGCTGATCGCCGTGATCGCGGGCTTCACCAGCATCTCGGAGCTGGCGGCGCTGGTGAACATCGGCACCCTCTTCGCCTTCGTCCTCGTCGCGGTCGGCGTCATCATCCTGCGCAATACCCGGCCCGACCTGCCGCGTTCCTTCCGCACCCCCTGGGTGCCGGTGCTGCCGATCCTCTCGGTGGCCGCCTCGCTGTGGCTGATGCTGAATCTGCCGAGCGAGACCTGGCTGCGGTTCGGGATCTGGATGGTGATCGGTGTCGTCGTCTACTTCCTGTACGGCCGCAGCCACAGCCGTATGAACCGCGCGAACAAGGGCGCCTGACGGACCGGTACGTTGTCAGGCGTGCCATCGGCCCCGAAGATCACGAGCGGCGCCCCCGCCGGACTCCCCGCCCCGTGCGCGGAGGACGGCGGGGGCGCCCGCCGTCGGGCCCGGTGGCTCCGGCCGCCGGACCGCTACTGGCTGCGGCTGGCGGCGGCGCTGGCCGTGCTCGCCACCCTCGTGCGCGTCCCGTCGTTCCTGCGCCCGGTCTGGAACCCCGACGAGGGCTACCTCGCGGTGCAGGCCCGGATGCTCGCGCACGGCGGGGTGCTCTACGACACCGTCGTCGACCGCAAGCCGCCGCTGCTGCCCTGGCTCTACGAGGGGCTGTTCGCGGTCTTCGGCGACGCCTCGCTGTGGCCGCTGCGGGCCGCCGCCGTCGTGGCGCAGCTCGGCACCGCCCTGCTGCTCGCCTCCGTGGCCCGCCGCCGCTGGGGGAACCGGGCGGGCACCGCCGCCGGCGCCGGGTATCTGCTGCTCTCCATCGGCCTGGCCCCCGAGGACGCCCAGGCCGCCTCCTTCGGCGTGTTCATGGTGCCGTGGACCGTCCTGGCCTTCTGGGCGGCCGACCGCCGCCGCTGGGCCCTGGCGGGCCTGGCCGTCGCGGGGGCGGCGCTGACCAAGCAGACCGGCGGCGCGGCGCTGCTGCCCGTGCTCTGGATGCTCTGGAGCGCCCGCCGCGCGCCGGAGCCGCCCGGCGGGGTCGCCGTGCTGCGGCTGCTCGCCGGCTGCGCCCTGCCGATGGCGGCCGTCGCCGTCCTCACCGGCCCGTCCCGGTTCCTGTTCTGGACGGTCACCGGTTCCGGTTCCTACGCCTCCGCGTCCGGCGCCTGGGGCGTGGCGCTGGGGCGGGGCTTGGGGAACGCCGGGATACTGGCCGCCGCCGGGGCGGCCTTCGTCGTCCCCACGGTCCTCACCCTGGCCCGCCGGAGCGGCGCCGAACGGCTGCCCGCCGACCTCTGGGTCTGGCTGGGCGCCTCGGCGCTCGGAGCCGCCTTCGGCTTCCAGTTCTACGGCCACTACTTCCTGCAGCTGATCCCGCCGCTGGTGCTCGCCGGCGTGGCCGCGCTGCGCGGGCTGCCGCGCTGGTGGCCCGCGGCCACCGCCTGGACGGTGCTCGCGAGCGCCGCATTCGCCGTCTGGGGCCTGACCGCGCCGCGGACCGAGCTGGACCACGCCGACGCCGTCGCCGCCGCCGTACGGGCCCGTACCGGCCCAGGGGACACCGTTCTGGTCTGGGGCATGCACCCCGAGCAGTACTGGCTCTCCGGCCGGGCCCCCGCGAGCCGCTATCTGACCGCCGGCTTCCTGACGAACTTCAGCGGCGGCCGCGGCGGCGTCCGGGTGGGGGAGGAGTACGCGGTCCCCGGCGCCTGGCGCACCTTCGGCGAGGAGGCGGCGCTGCGCCCGGCCGACCTGATCGTCGACGACTCGCGCGGAGCGCCGTACGCCCCGGCCCTGACGCCCACCCTGAAGCGGATGCTGGACGCCGGATACCGTCGCGTGGACACCGTCGGAGGCGCGGTCCTCTACGCCCGGGCCCCGGCCCTGCGCTGACCTCGCACCGGGCGCTCCCGCAGGCCCCGCACAGCGCCTCCGCCGGGCCCCCGGGCCGGTCCCGACGCGTCCCGGTGGTATACAGGCGACGTAGCAGAGCACGCTGATCGAGGTGGCGGTATTTCATGACGGAGTCCAAGGGACTCAAGGACCGGAACGACACGGCGGACTCCGGGGCGGCGCCCCATAAGAGTCTTCTGCAGCGCTGGCGGCCGTACGCCGCGGGCATTGTGGTGCTCGTGGTGGTGTTCGGGGCGTCCGCGGCCATCGGCGCGCATGTGCGCGGCGCGAAGGCCGACAAGGTGAAGCCGCCCGCGAACGCGGCGGGGCCGGACGGCCAGGCGAAGCTGGCGGTGCCGGTGAAGCCCAGCGTCCCCGTGACGCTCACCGTGTACGAGGACCTGCGCAGTCCGCAGTCCAAGGCGTTCGCCGAGCAGTACGCGGACACCTTCACGAAGCTGCTGGCGACCGGGCAGGTGGAGATCCAGTACCGGCTGGTCACCCACACCGACACCCAGCTGGGCGGCAGCGGTTCCCGGGCCGCCGCCAACGCGGCCGCGTGCGCCCAGGACCAGGGGCGGTACACGCAGTTCGTGCAGCAGGTCTGGAAGCGGCAGCCCGATCCGTCGGACGACGCGCTGAGCAGCCAGAAGCTGCTGAAGGAGCTGTCGGAGAAGGCCGGGAAGATCGACGAGGGCAAGTTCGTCCCGTGCATGAAGGGCAACGACCACGAAGGCTGGGTCGCGAAGTCCGAGTCCGACTTCATGTCAGGCGGCTACGGCGAGGTGCCCGTCGTCCAGATCAACGGCGAGACGGTGCCGGACGTCCAGACGTCGCTGACGCCGGTCAAGCTGAGCTCACTGGTGGAGAAGGAGGCCAAGAAGGTGTCCGACGAGACCGTCCCGTCCGGGCAGCCGAGCCTCGCGAGCTGAGCTCTTTTCCGCACCCTTTCCGCACTCCTCTCCACCCCTCCGTGACCGGGCGCGTCATCACCTGGCCGAGACGTATCCGACATTTCGTCAACTTTCTGGCGAAATCGGGTATTGAAGGCATGTGACGCCCGATCACGGAGGAGTGTGCGCATGTCCATACCGTTGTTCGACGAGGTAGAACCGCTCTCCGGCTGCGTCTGCGAGGAATGCGCGCGACAGCGCCTCGCCGACTCGGTGACGCGGGACACCGGCACCGGCTGCACCACCACCGCGGCCACCCGTGTGATGGTCGTGGCGGCCGCCGCGGGCACGGCCATCGGCGGCGGAGCGGGCGCGGTCGCCGCGGCCACCGCCCCGAGCGCCGCCACCGGCTCCATGCTCGGCCACGCCCTGCTCACGGCGCCGGTCCCGGCCCCGCTGCATCTGACGCGGGACCAGATCCTGGACCGGGCACAGCGCTGGGTGGACGCCGAGGTGCCCTACAGCATGACCGCGTACTGGTCGGACGGTTACCGCCAGGACTGCTCGGGCTTCATCTCGATGGCCTGGGGCCTCGGCACCAACGCCTGGACCGGGAGCCTGGCGGACTACGGGACCCGGATCGACCGGGACGATCTGCTGCCCGGTGACATCCTGCTGTTCCACAACCAGGCGAACCCGGAGAAGGGCTCGCACGCCGTCATCTTCGACGGCTGGGCCGACTCCGGGCACAACCTGTACACCGCGATCGAGCAGACCCAGCCGCACACCCGCGCGCAGACGACGCCGATGGCCTACTGGACCAACTCCGACAAGTACGTCGCCTACCGGTACAAGTACCTGGGCTCGGGCACCGGCAGTTCCGGATCGGGCACCACAGGGGCACCGGGAACACCCGGGAACACCGGCACCACGGGCAGCAGCGCCTATCCCGGCACCGCCGCCTTCGGACCCGGCGCGAACAACGCCGCCGTCACCCGGCTGGGCACCATGCTCATGACCCGCGGTGCCAGGCCCTACTACCTCGTCGGCCCCGGCCCGCTCTGGAGCGAGGCCGACCGCAGCGCCACCAGCGCCTTCCAGCGCGCCCAGGGCTGGACCGGCAGCGACGCCGACGGCCTGCCGGGACCCACCACCTGGGGATACCTGGTGGAGGGCAGCGGCAAGAACATCGCCGCGGGCACCCCCACGACGCGGCCGGCCGGCGGCTCCACGGCACCCCGTTACCCGGGCGCCGCCTCCTTCCGCCCCGGACAGTCCAACGACCACGTGCTGACCCTCGGACGGCGCCTCGTCGCCAAGGGCTTCGGCAAGAGCTACCGCGTGGGCCCCAGCCGTACCTGGGGCGAGGCCGACCGCCGCGCCGTCGAGGCGTTCCAGCGCGCCCAGGGCTGGTCCGGGCGCGACGCGGATGGCCATCCCGGACCGGAGACCTGGAGACGACTCTTCCTGTGACGACTCACGCACCCACGGCGGACGCGGCCCTGGCCGCCACCGCCGTCCTCCCCGCCGTCATCCCCACCGCCGCCACCGTCACCGTTTCCGATCTCGTCGAGAGGCCAGGGCGCTGCCTGCCGGGCTGGACCGCGGCGCTCACCGCGCTGGCCGCGGCTGCCGCCGGCGGCTGGCTGCTGTGGCGGACGGGCGTCCTGCCCGAGCGGTTCGCCGGCCACACCGTGCTGCCCGAGGCGCCGGCGCCCCGGGACCTGACCGGTCTGTGGGGCGCGGTACTGCTGCTCGGCGCGCTGACCGCGTTCGCCGCGGGCGGCCTCACCCGGGGCCGTCCCGGCAAGGTCTGGGTGCTGACCCGGCACGGCGCCTACCAGGGCAGCGTCCGGGACACCGGACTGCTGTGGATCAGCCCGCTGCTCGGCCGCCGCCGGATGGACGTCAGCCTGCGGCACTGGCGCAGCCGCGCCATCGAGACGGTCGACGCGGACGGCACCCCGCTGCACGCCAGCGTCCTGATCGTCTGGCGGGTCCGGGACACCGCCCGGGCCGCCTTCGCCGTCGACGACCACTCGCGCTACCTGCGCGAACAGGTGGAGTGCGCGGTCACCCGCGCCGTCTCCCGGCTGCCCGCGGACGACTTCCGCGGCTCCGGGCCCACCCTGCGGGACTCGGAACGCCTCGGCGACCAGCTCACCCGGCTGCTCGCCGCCGACATGCGCCCGGTCGGCGTCGAGGTCTTCTCGGCGCAGCCCGTACGCCTGGAGTACGCGCCGGAGGTGGCCGCCGCGATGCGGCGGGCCCAGGTCACCGCGCTCGACGCCAGGCACCGCCGTGCGGTGCTCGACGACGTGCTCGCGGCGGTCGCCGAGACGGTGCGCGGTCTGACCGACCGCGGGCTGGTCCAGCTCGACGACTACGAGCGGAAGTCCCTGGTCAGGGACTTGACCGTGGCCTTCTACACCGCCCGCGGTCCCGCGGTCGAGACGCCCAGGAAATAGCCCCGGCCGGGTCCTGGCCAACAGCGGTCAGGACCCGGCCGGGGGCCGTCACTCACGGTGTTACGCGGGCACGCTCGCGACGCCCGGGGCGAGGAACGGCTTGCCGTTCACCCGCTGCGAGACACCCTCGCGGTCCAGGTACGGGGTGATCCCGCCCAGGTGGAAGGGCCACCCGGCACCGGTGATCAGGCACAGGTCGATGTCCTGCGCCTCGGCGACGACACCCTCGTCGAGCATGAGGCCGATCTCCTGCGCCACGGCGTCCAGCACCCGGGCACGGACCTGCTCCTCGGTGAGCACCGAGTCACCCTGCACCAGCAGCGCGGCGACCTCGGGGTCCAGCTCCGGCTTGCCGGAGTCGTAGACGTAGAAGCCGCGCTTGCCGGCCTTGACCACCGCGGCCAGGTTCTGCGAGACGGTGAACCGGTCGGGGAACGCCCGGTTGAGGGTCTCGGAGACATGCAGCCCGATGGCCGGGCCGACCAGCTCCAGGAGCACCAGCGGCGACATCGGCAGGCCGAGCGGGTCGATGCCCTTCTCGGCGACCTCGACCGGGGTGCCCTCGTCGATGATGTTCTGGATCTCGCCCATGAAACGGGTCAGGATCCGGTTCACCACGAACGCCGGGGCGTCCTTGCAGAGCACGGCGGTCTTCTTGAGCTTGCGTGCCACACCGAACGCGGTGGCCAGCGAAGCGTCGTCCGTCGACTCGCCGCGCACGATCTCCAGCAGCGGGAGGATCGCGACCGGGTTGAAGAAGTGGAAGCCGACGACCCGCTCGGGGTTCTTCAGCTTCGACGCCATCTCGGTGACGGACAGCGAGGAGGTGTTGGTGGCGAGGATCGCGTGCGCCGGGGCGACCGCCTCGACCTCCGCGAACACCTGCTGCTTGACGCCCATCTCCTCGAACACGGCCTCGATGATGAAGTCCGCGTCACCGAAACCGGCGGCCTTGTCGAGCGAACCGGTCACCAGCGCCTTGAGGCGGTTGGCCTGGTCCTGCTTGATGCGGCGCTTGCCGAGCAGCTTGTCGATCTCGCCGTGGACATAGCCCACGCCCTTGTCGATGCGCTCCTGGTCGATGTCGGTCAGCACGACCGGCACCTCCAGCCGGCGGGCGAAGAGCAGCGCCAGCTGCGAGGCCATCAGGCCAGCGCCGACGACGCCGACCTTGGTGACCGGGCGGGCCAGGTTCTTGTCCGGCGCACCGGCCGGGCGCTTGGCACGCTTCTGCACCAGGTTGAAGGCGTAGATGCCGCTGCGCAGCTCGCCGCCCATGATGAGGTCCGCGAGAGCGGTGTCCTCGGCGTCGAAGCCCGCCTGCAGGTCGCCGTCCTTGGCGTTGGCGATGATCTCCAGCGCGCGGTACGCGGCCGGGGCGGCGCCGTGCACCTTGGAGTCGGCGATGCCCTTGCCGCGCTCGACGGCCTGGTCCCAGGCCGTACCGCGGTCGATCTCGGGGCGGTCCACCACGATCTCGCCGCGCAGAACGGCGGCGGTCCACACCAGCGACTGCTCCAGGAAGTCCGCACCCTCGAAGAGCGCGTCGGCGATGCCGAGCTCGAAGACCTGCCGGCCCTTGAGCTGACGGTTCTGGTTCAGCGAGTTCTCGATGACGACGGTCACCGCGCGGTCCGCGCCGATCAGGTTCGGCAGCAGGGTGCAGCCACCCCAGCCGGGAACGAGACCGAGGAAGACCTCGGGGAGCGAAAACGCCGGCAGCGCCGCGGAGACGGTGCGGTAGGCGCAGTGCAGGCCCACCTCGACACCGCCGCCCATCGCCGCGCCGTTGTAGTACGCGAAGGTCGGGACCGCGAGGTGCGAGAGCCGCTTGAAGACCTCGTGGCCGCCCTTGCCGATGGCGAGCGCGTCCTCGTGGCGCTTCAGCAGCTCGACACCCTTGAGGTCGGCGCCGACCGCGAAGATGAACGGCTTGCCGGTGACACCGATACCGGTGATGGTGCCCTCGGCGGCCTCGGCCTCGACCTGGTCGATCGCGGCGTCGAGGTTGGCCAGCGACTGCGGGCCGAAGGTGGTCGGCTTGGTGTGGTCCAGGCCGTTGTCCAGCGTGATGAGCGCGAAGCGTCCGGCGCCCGGGAGGTCGAGGTGGCGCACGTGCGCGCTCGTCACGACCTCGTCGGGGAACAGCTCGGCCGCACCCTTCAAAAGCTCGGCGGTGGATGTCACTTGCTGCCTCCGTCGAAGTGCGGGTTCTCCCAGATGACCGTTCCGCCCATGCCGAAGCCGACGCACATGGTCGTCAGGCCGTAGCGGACGTGCGGCTGCTCCTCGAACTGGCGGGCCAGCTGCGTCATCAGCCGGACGCCGGAGGAGGCCAGCGGGTGGCCGAACGCGATCGCGCCGCCGTACTGGTTGACACGCGGGTCGTCGTCCGCGATGCCGAAGTGCTCGAGGAAGGCGAGCACCTGGACGGCGAACGCCTCGTTGGCCTCGAAGAGGCCGATGTCGTCGATGGTCAGACCGGCCTGCGCCAGCGCCTTCTCGGTCGCCGGGACCGGGCCGATGCCCATGACCTCGGGCTCGACACCCACGAAGGAGTACGAGACCAGCCGCATGCGGACCGGCAGGCCCAGCTCGACGGCGACGTCCTCGGCGGCGAGCAGCGAGGCGGTCGCGCCGTCGTTCAGGCCCGCCGCGTTACCCGCGGTGACCCGGCCGTGGGCGCGGAACGGCGTCTTGAGGCCGGCCAGCTGCTCCAGGGTGGTGCCCGGGCGCATCGGCTCGTCCGCGGTCGCCAGACCCCAGCCGGTCTCGCCGGCCTCGGGGTTGCTGTTGCGCACGGAGACCGGCACCAGGTCCTGCTGGATCTTGCCGTTGGCGTACGCCTTGG from the Streptomyces sp. RKAG293 genome contains:
- a CDS encoding thioredoxin domain-containing protein, which translates into the protein MTESKGLKDRNDTADSGAAPHKSLLQRWRPYAAGIVVLVVVFGASAAIGAHVRGAKADKVKPPANAAGPDGQAKLAVPVKPSVPVTLTVYEDLRSPQSKAFAEQYADTFTKLLATGQVEIQYRLVTHTDTQLGGSGSRAAANAAACAQDQGRYTQFVQQVWKRQPDPSDDALSSQKLLKELSEKAGKIDEGKFVPCMKGNDHEGWVAKSESDFMSGGYGEVPVVQINGETVPDVQTSLTPVKLSSLVEKEAKKVSDETVPSGQPSLAS
- a CDS encoding amino acid permease, producing MRDTEEPEHQLKRSLSALDLTVFGVGVIIGTGIFVLTGTVAKNNAGPAVALAFVAAGVVCGLAAICYAELASTVPVAGSAYTFSFATLGELPAWIIGWDLVLEFALGTAVVAVGWSGYVRSLLDNAGWHLPQALSGTSDTDGFGFDLLAFLLVLLLTGILVLGMKLSARVTTVVVAIKVAVVLLVIIAGAFFIHSENYKPFLPPAISSVKESGLKSPLIQVLFGYAPTSFGVQGIFTAAAVVFFAFIGFDIVATAAEETKNPQRDMPRGILGSLFICTALYVAVSVVVTGMQKYTQLSVDAPLADAFKATGHPWYAGVISFGAAVGLTTVCMILLLGQTRVFFAMSRDGLIPRFFSRVHPKFRTPYRSTILLGGLIAVIAGFTSISELAALVNIGTLFAFVLVAVGVIILRNTRPDLPRSFRTPWVPVLPILSVAASLWLMLNLPSETWLRFGIWMVIGVVVYFLYGRSHSRMNRANKGA
- a CDS encoding peptidoglycan-binding protein encodes the protein MSIPLFDEVEPLSGCVCEECARQRLADSVTRDTGTGCTTTAATRVMVVAAAAGTAIGGGAGAVAAATAPSAATGSMLGHALLTAPVPAPLHLTRDQILDRAQRWVDAEVPYSMTAYWSDGYRQDCSGFISMAWGLGTNAWTGSLADYGTRIDRDDLLPGDILLFHNQANPEKGSHAVIFDGWADSGHNLYTAIEQTQPHTRAQTTPMAYWTNSDKYVAYRYKYLGSGTGSSGSGTTGAPGTPGNTGTTGSSAYPGTAAFGPGANNAAVTRLGTMLMTRGARPYYLVGPGPLWSEADRSATSAFQRAQGWTGSDADGLPGPTTWGYLVEGSGKNIAAGTPTTRPAGGSTAPRYPGAASFRPGQSNDHVLTLGRRLVAKGFGKSYRVGPSRTWGEADRRAVEAFQRAQGWSGRDADGHPGPETWRRLFL
- the dxs gene encoding 1-deoxy-D-xylulose-5-phosphate synthase, whose amino-acid sequence is MALLTRIKGPRDLDRLSQEQLVELAGEIRTFLVDAVSKTGGHLGPNLGVVELTIALHRVFDSPRDKVLFDTGHQSYVHKLLTGRQDFTRLKSKGGLSGYPSRAESEHDVIENSHASTVLGWADGLAKANEVLGKQDHVVAVIGDGALTGGMAWEALNNIAAARDRPLVIVVNDNERSYAPTIGGLADHLATLRTTDGYERFLSRTKDLLERTPLIGQPLYETLHGAKKGLKDFIAPQGMFEDLGLKYVGPIDGHDVDALESALHRAKRFGGPVIVHCLTEKGRGYRPAEQDEADRFHGIGPIHPDTGLPIAASGADWTSVFGEEMVKLGREREDIVAITAAMLQPVGLDKFAKVFPKRVYDVGIAEQHAAVSAAGLATGGLHPVFAVYATFLNRAFDQVLMDVALHKCGVTFVLDRAGVTGTDGASHNGMWDMSILQVVPGLRIAAPRDADQVRAQLREAVEVDDAPTVVRYSKGAVGPAVKAVGRVGGMDVLRKATPDEAFERPDVLLVSVGALAPMCLEIADLLDAQGITTTVVDPRWVKPVDAALPGLAAGHRVVVTVEDNCRAGGVGSAISQALRDADVDVPLRDFGIPAEFLDHASRKEVMAEIGLTAPDIARQVTGLVATIDGRYGESVGSAEPAAVSD
- a CDS encoding sugar ABC transporter permease, which encodes MSDLSKTVKDTPPAEDPTAAAIPVVDPRLLVREEGLKGYLTEFKRKVRGGELGSLPVVVGLIIIWSVFQSQDSLFLSAGNMLNISYFMSATGMIAIGLVFVLLLGEIDLSVASVSGLSAAVFAILATTHDVNPWLAVFLTLLTGIAIGSLHGYFFAKIGVPAFVVTLAGNLGWNGLMLWLLGDTGSLSIQDKGPLHLLGQRSFFMNQDIAGAYLLAGLGTVALLAGSLIEQRRRRQAGVPYRPTGEIAVRVGALAVVSFVAAYVLNQAAGVPNALVIFLVALVLTDFVLRRTSYGRKIFAVGGSIEAARRAGINVALIRISVFAISGGFAAAGGLFLAAQTYTATLAAGSGNLLMLAIAAAVIGGTSLFGGRGNTWSALLGMLVIQSIQTGLDLLNMNTSLQYMITGAVLLAAVVIDSVSRKTQKASGRA
- a CDS encoding ArnT family glycosyltransferase gives rise to the protein MPSAPKITSGAPAGLPAPCAEDGGGARRRARWLRPPDRYWLRLAAALAVLATLVRVPSFLRPVWNPDEGYLAVQARMLAHGGVLYDTVVDRKPPLLPWLYEGLFAVFGDASLWPLRAAAVVAQLGTALLLASVARRRWGNRAGTAAGAGYLLLSIGLAPEDAQAASFGVFMVPWTVLAFWAADRRRWALAGLAVAGAALTKQTGGAALLPVLWMLWSARRAPEPPGGVAVLRLLAGCALPMAAVAVLTGPSRFLFWTVTGSGSYASASGAWGVALGRGLGNAGILAAAGAAFVVPTVLTLARRSGAERLPADLWVWLGASALGAAFGFQFYGHYFLQLIPPLVLAGVAALRGLPRWWPAATAWTVLASAAFAVWGLTAPRTELDHADAVAAAVRARTGPGDTVLVWGMHPEQYWLSGRAPASRYLTAGFLTNFSGGRGGVRVGEEYAVPGAWRTFGEEAALRPADLIVDDSRGAPYAPALTPTLKRMLDAGYRRVDTVGGAVLYARAPALR